From a single Brassica napus cultivar Da-Ae chromosome C9, Da-Ae, whole genome shotgun sequence genomic region:
- the LOC125592626 gene encoding uncharacterized protein LOC125592626 produces MAVSTLPDISHLSVSRPELVNVLRQLGQQVKWPQKMKAPDSFRNPGFWCDFHRDHGHKTEDCVALKIEVNELLKKGHLMEFLSEKAKSHLNKETTGKPTEAAPISPPRHDRVIHVISGGSEISGISHAAAKKRTWNAKHILEAAKPKRLLLGTDKISFMAKEQEKVLTLHHDALVISLTIANCLGKMILVDNGSSDNIIFLAAYKDLGLEESALTRRITPLIGFSGEVKQTAGEVTLPVYAEGINMSTKFLVVCCDSSYNMILEWPWIHGMGAIPSTLHQMVKFPTPWGIKAIRGDHEYSHSCYQTTLNGKTKVL; encoded by the coding sequence ATGGCAGTGTCCACGTTGCCAGATATCTCTCACCTCTCTGTCTCAAGGCCGGAGCTGGTAAATGTTCTTAGGCAACTGGGCCAACAGGTCAAGTGGCCTCAGAAGATGAAAGCACCCGACTCTTTCCGGAACCCTGGTTTCTGGTGCGACTTCCACCGAGACCACGGTCACAAAACGGAGGACTGCGTTGCACTAAAGATCGAGGTCAACGAGCTGCTTAAAAAAGGACACCTAATGGAGTTCCTTTCCGAGAAGGCCAAGAGCCATCTAAACAAGGAGACAACgggaaagcccactgaagcTGCTCCCATCTCGCCACCTCGACATGACAGAGTAATTCATGTCATATCGGGCGGTTCGGAGATCAGCGGCATAAGCCATGCAGCCGCGAAGAAAAGAACCTGGAACGCTAAGCACATCCTAGAGGCAGCCAAGCCAAAACGCCTGCTCCTAGGCACAGACAAAATAAGCTTCATGGCCAAGGAGCAGGAGAAAGTTCTCACCCTGCATCACGACGCCCTGGTCATATCGCTCACTATAGCAAACTGCCTGGGGAAAATGATATTGGTAGATAATGGAAGCTCCGACAACATCATCTTCCTGGCCGCATACAAGGACCTGGGGTTGGAGGAAAGCGCTCTAACTCGGAGGATAACCCCACTTATAGGGTTCAGCGGGGAAGTCAAACAAACCGCCGGAGAGGTGACCCTCCCGGTATACGCCGAAGGAATCAACATGTCAACCAAGTTCCTCGTTGTTTGCTGCGACTCATCCTACAATATGATCCTAGAATGGCCCTGGATTCACGGCATGGGAGCCATCCCCTCGACTCTTCACCAGATGGTGAAATTCCCCACACCCTGGGGCATAAAGGCGATCAGAGGAGATCATGAGTATTCCCACTCCTGCTACCAGACTACTTTGAACGGaaagaccaaggtcttatag